From the Chionomys nivalis chromosome 18, mChiNiv1.1, whole genome shotgun sequence genome, the window agattaaaggtgtgcaccactactgcccagcttctGTGACAAACTAGTGTGCCTACTGGAATTATGGGTGTGGGCTGCCATTGCCTGCTCTGCGTGGCTGACCCTTGTGGCTGTTTAACTTttggatcttcaggcaagctttatttattaaaacacaaatgaaatatcactgcacATTCTAACTTCTGTGAAAGTCTTTAACTAATATAGCATGAGCTCCTTTCTAAACATAGACATAAAGGCATCAATTATAAATATGAATCTATCTAAACCATTGTCGAAAGTGCTGCTGACTCAATTTTCCCAGAgctgcctgcctccaggttcctaacTCAAGTCCTGCCCTATCTTCCCTCCAAAATGGAGTGTGACCTAagagttttaaaatgaaataatcccATTCTCTCCAAGCTGTttctggccatggtgtttattacaGAAGTAGAAACCAGAAGACAGAGGTATAATGCAATAATCACCCTTCTATCAATTTGAGACGCTGCACAGATTATTAAACATCAAACCAGTCCACCTCCCAAACATGAAGTAAGcacatttttgtaatttttatgtgttCCCTACCTATTTTGTGTGATATTGTGGGATAGAATACCTGACATCCAagatcctctttctttttctcagtgacTTGTTTCATGTGTTCCTGATGACTCTCCTCTTTCTCAGCCATTACATACTGTTCCATCTTGTGCATATCCTCCAACATTTTTATGGTAGCTTGGGCATATTCAGCTTCTTCATGTGTgattgaaaaggaaaatgaatgagaaaattaATGTAGCATTTCTGTGACAGCTTCTTCTTTTTGCTATTGTTGCTGTTAGACAGAAGAATTCTGTCACCTTAAGTTTTCActggaaaaaaatcccatttcTCTTGACTGCATTTAATCCTTACTCATGGATAGTTTTATAAACTGTAGAACACATTTGCTATATAAACactagtgtgtctgtgtgtttgagacCACTGTAGTAGAATGATTTTATGTGTAAGATCAGGAAAAGCTGTGGTAGTTAATCAAAGGTAGTTAACCAACTGATGTCTTTTATATAGACATCAGTTGCTAAACCTCGATGATTAAAAAGTTCAGTGATGCGCAGATGTGAGCATTCTTCTGACAGTGGCTGGGATGCAGATCACTGGCTACATACCATGTTGTCTTGACCCAGCTAAGAACTTGTACAGTCTACACACCAAAGTCAGACTACTTTCCTAACTTAGGGAACATGACCATTGGTCACAAAGCAGGTCAGATCCCAAACTGCACCCAAAGACATTTTTCAGTCACATCTGATTCATTCTATAATGCATAACACTTCAGGTGCATACCAAGGTACAGGTAAACTCTGGAAAAGTGCTCTGGTTTGAAAACATATAGAAGCATGGTGATAATAAGGAAGTAATGCAGATTATGGCAGGGAACTCCCTATTTTAAATAGCATCTTGATTATATAATTGAAAGAGCACCTCTACTTATGATGGACTTTTCACAAAGGATTCTGTTAAGGTTGTATTAGCCAATACTGTGTGGCTAGTGGCTAACATGTTTTCTTCCTACTTGGGCTTCATCTTTATAAACTTGAAGGCAAAATACATATGCAAGCATCAAGAGTAGATGTTCATTTAGTGATAATCATCTGATGCCTTGGAGTTGCTCTTAAATTTGTGTCCTGGAAAAACTGTACAGGAGAAAACTCTGTTTTTGAATTTATAGAATATaacaacatgcaggcaaaatacctttctctttgtttctcttttccataACCTGAATCTCATTTTGAAGCCTTCTActctcttctttcatctcttCCTGGAGCAGTTGTTCCTGTTCCTAAGAAGAAAATTGAATAATAAAAGTACAAGGATAACAAGATGAATGAATTTATTCTTAGCTGCCAAAGTAGCCCTCTTTTTACAATCAGCTTACAATACTTTCTCTCTGTTGCTATAGTTAGTTATTTTTGACAATGTCATGCATGTGTATAATGAATTCTAGTCACTTTCATCACCCATTATCCTCTTCATCCCCTTATGAGATAGTTTGGATTCATTAACTTGGAGGGTTCTCTAGAACTCAAGGTATAGGATGCATaccttgggagagagaaagagagagagagacagagagacaaagacagagacggagatacagagagagacagagacagagagagaggagagagagagcaccctAGGGTTGACAAAACTCATTCTTGAATTTGGTGATCTAAATATTGACAGTATTACAATGAGCAGGATTGCATTGGTTCGTTCAGAGGTTTACTTTGACCTGAGGGAACACTAATATGAGAAAGGTCAACCCAATAGAAATagaaagacattgaagaagatgtcagaaaatggaaagatctcccatgttcttgaataagtaggattaacatagtaaaaatgacggTCTTATCAAAatcaacctacagattcaatgtaatccccatcaaaatcccaacataattctcacagaccttgaaaaaacaatactcaacttcatatggaaaaacaaaaaacccacaatagtgaaataaattttatacaataaaggaactgtactataaagctatagtaataaaaacaacttggtattggcataaaaacagatacgtGGATCAaagaatagaattgaagaccctgacattaatccacacacctataaacacctgatttttgacaaaatttatacaatggaaaaaaagaaagcattttcaacaaatggtgctgacataactggaggtcagcatgtagaagaatgtaaatagatccatatctatccccatgcccaaaactcaagtccaagtggattgaAAACCTCAAcgtaaatccagttacactgaccCTGAcaaaagaggaagtggaaagtgGCCTTGAATgaaattggcacaggagactacttcctgatagaacaccagtagcacaaacactgagattgacaattaataaatggtacctcatgaaactgaaaagcttttgtaaggcaaTAGACATAGTGAATATGTCTACATAcataatgggaaaatattttcaccaactccTCATTggatataaacagaaaaatctcaaatgactgaaagacatttaacattcttagtcatcaggaaaatgcaaatcaaaatgactctgagatacagtcttacatctgtcagaatggctaagttcaaaaacactgaagacagcttatgttggagaggatatggagtaaggggaacactcctgcgttgctagtaggagtgtaaactggtaagacactttggaaatcaatatggcagcttctcagaaaaATATGGAAACGAATCTACCTCAAAAACTAGCTAAACCAATAttaggcatatatccaaaggattctcaatcctACCACAAAGATCTTGCccagctatgttcatagaagcattattcataatagccaaagcctggaaacaaccttaactgaagaatggataaagaaaatgtgctacattacACAATGGAGACTAcacagctgtttaaaaaaaaaaaaaaaacccaatgacctcttgaattttgcaggcaaatggatagaactagaaaaaaataattttgcgtgtggtaacccagatccagaaagacaaaaatgatatGTGCTCACTCCTAAGTGAGTATTAGCAGCAAAATACAGCATAACAAAGTCCACAGCCCCAGGGAGGCTAGATGACAAAGAGGGATgtatggatttccctgggaaggggacatAGAAGAGAACTCCAGGGTAAACTGGGGCAGAAGTGGGGGCAATGGAGGGACATAGGAGGGTTTTTGCAGTGCTTAATGAAATTAATTGCATTTGGATTAATAATTCATGCAAATTAAAGGGGAAGATTAAGGAAGACTGTGATATTTAGCCTTCTGCTGTACATTTGACTGAGGACAGTGGATAATGAAGCTGAAATGACCCAGCTCAATACCTGCAGTTTAAGGGCCAGAATCCTCTCTTGCTCCTTCACTATCTGAGCTCGTTCAACATCCATCTTCTCAGTCAACTGCCTCACTCGTTCCTCATGacgtctttctctctccttcatcaTCTGCACATGcttcctttccatttcctccagcaagtctACACTGGCCTGTGCAGAGTCAGCTTTTACCCGTTCCGctagagaaaaagggaagaagagtAAGTACCTCTTCAttattatctctttccttgttcttcacTTCTGAAGAGCAAGCTATGTGACTTTTACAAGGGAACTCCATAGAAGGGTTTGTCCTCTGAAGTAACCATAATGTTGATGAGTGTATTTGCCAAACTCAGCAACGACTCCAGAAGCCAATACAATCTTGCTGTTCTTGCTGTGGTTTTAATAGCAACAGATTTAATGAAGATTGCAGAAACTTTTATGAGATAGGACGTAAAGTTCTTGGGTCAATTCTCACCTTCAATCTCCTTTTGCTTTACTGTGAGAGCCTGGTCTCTCTGTAGAATTGTCTCAGCCATAACCACGCTGGACTGCAAGTATGCCTGCAGAATCTCTTCAGCCTTGGAGTTCCCAAGAACACATGTTAACAGAAGGAAATGGTACAagtgtttgtttctgtctgtttgtgtcATCATTTCATCAAGAAACTATGCTTCTTGTATTAGGTAATTCTGGAGCTCATGTCTCCTTATCACATGCTGCCACAAAGAGAATTGTGAAACCTTCTAGAAAGAGTCTTGTAATAAGTTATAGGGACATCGAAACAAATTTGCTACCCTTCAAACAGAAAGTTATGTTCATTACTGGAAACACTAGAACTATGGCTGGATGTAGGCCGAAGATGCTCAAGAATGAGGCCTTATGGGGAAAGCAAATTAGAGGAATTGAAATAGACCAAGACAGGAGGGAATTAGAGGCAGGGGTAACACCTGACAGGTAGAATAGTTGACCCTCATTGCGCTCATAGGTCCTGCTTCCCTTAAAGCCAGCTTGAAGGCTAAACTTATAAAAGTATCATCTCTACTTAAGCAACTACCATTGTATCTCTGTCCTCTATAATATCACATGTCTAGCAGTAACTTTGAGTTACCTCATAAAACACGTTATTTGAATGCACTGACTTGTGACCACTTGGAACTCATTTTATGTCATTAATTGACTCCCTcgggggtttttggttttgggttttttttgactGGTTTAGAAACTAAGTACTATGCATACAAAACCTCAGATCCATGTGCAATCACATCTAGTCACACTGGCGTTCCATGCAGACATGTCAGTAGCATTTCACTGTTAATGGATAAAGCTCTTGATTACCTGTATACCCTTCCTGGGTTCCCTAAGGTACTTTTTCTTCAACTCTTCTCTCTTCTCAACAAAGAGAAGATATCCACCTGGCTGAGAATAAGCACCCTTTGTCACTGCTTCTTCTAGAGGGCTGAAGATGTTCCGAAGTAACTCTGAGCACAGCTCCGATGATAGTTTTACATTCCTGTTACAGGTGTCCTCCCACCTCTTTTCTAGCTGAGCCtttaatccaaaaataaaaagcaaaacaggagTAACAGGAAAACTTTAGTTCACCCACAGAACTTGAGGCAATTCTCCATGAAGACTCTTTTTACCTCATCTTTTGCTCTTAGCCTGGACTTCCTCTTGCAGCCCATCTAAAGGGTGTTTAGTACAATTACATCTGCTTTTACAACACTTGGTTGAAATAGTTCCATCTTAAAGCAGATCATCACCATAAATGGAATACATGTGATGCAACATCGGCCTGGTCAagtttctttgcttttgcttAGTTTTGACCTTAAATCAGTATGACGACAGGAGATATCTTATCAAATCGGAGCCTCCACACATCCCTTATATGTGTACAATTAGGATGAATGTTGTAAATATACAATTTTTATACAAATCCAAatataaaatttgtttaaaagctTCAAAATTTGAGTTCATAACAAGTAAgttctttttaataattatgaaaagatACAGTCACCATCTAGTAACAAGTGCCTCTCAAAATAAATGCCTgatatttccttataattttctgaatttcacAAGCCCTATCCATTTAAACATGGCATAAAGTTACCAATAATTCATTTTGAAATGCATGGTCTTCGTCTTTAAAGGAAGTCCTGAGGAAGATTTCTATGGCCTCTCTCTCACAGGTCCTGTGCAGATCCAGCAGCTCCTGGAGGGTCTCTGTGGGCAGTTGCACCCCTTGGCTCATCTGCTGGTCATAGTGGGCAATGGCCTTTTGCATTGCTGCCAAGTTCTCTATCTTTGCCAAGGCCAGGACAGCATTCTCTATGCAGGGGAGATCCCCACTGCTGATGGAATCGATGTAGGAGAGCACCAATTTCTCTAGTCCTGTGTTTAGAAAACAGGTGATGATGTTTGTTTTAGAGTGAAGTAGTCTCCATATTTTCTGAGCATGTCCATGCATAATCAGTACACTCTTCAATAGCATTAATATTAACCAGAAGCCTGATAGCAAACGAGCACTTCCAGTTTAGCCAAGCTCAGTATTGTACAACAGAACCTTAAGGTAAACAATGTTTTGTATCTGTGGCTCCCATTATCACCAGCCTCATAAAGCTATTTTGCTGTCAAAAGGTGGACATGTACATTGAATCTGTACTCTTTAAAATCAACTTACGTTTAAATTAAATGTAGACATATATGTCTTTGGATGCCAAACTGCACAGTGCAAGTTCATGCTAGTAGAGAAATGGTATGTAAAGAGTCTCTTTACTTTATCCTACAGATATTTTACAGGTCATTTTCTAACCTGAAAATTTATGAATTAGCTTTAGGATATCTAGAATTTGGAAATCCTGTCAAAAATGAAGTGTGTGGGTGTTATTTTACCACCAAAGAGTGTACTCTCTCAAGCTATCAAGCAGGACTGGACAGGAGACTCACGAGCTCCATTGACCTTGACACCTCCTGGGAGAGCTTTAGCCTTGGAAGAGCTGAAGATGAAGGAACAGAACTCTGCTGCCTGTTGGACAAAGTCAGAATCCAACTCATTGTCACGCAGGTTCTCAAGCTCAGAGAGCTTCTTCCACTCAGTGGGTGGATAGAACACAAAGCATTTCTTCCTGGGGAAGAACTTTCGAATACAGAGTCGGGGCAGGTtgtaatttttatcttctttgctGGTACCtgcagaaattaaagaaaatatagccACACAGCTAGTAGGGTGTTAATGTGTTTCCTTGGGGATTCTTCTAataaatgttccttctgttccatGTTTTTGGCGGTGCGAATCTCTATACAACTTGAAAGGATTGTTAAAATAATCTGACCAAATACCAAAGTCAATGTGCCTCCATTGCCAGGGAACACTATCATTAAAATTGACATATTGAGACAGATACATAAACCACTTCTTAGAAATAATGTAGAAAAGTAAAATAGTAAATATTAACATCTGCAACAAAAAGCAGTTTCTGGTGCTCTTCTCCCTGTTTTCCAGTAACAATTCAGGTAGGTACCTTTTTTGAGCTTCAGGGAATTCTCCAGGTACTCATCAGCTGTGAGGCTTTGTCCATCTGCTTCAAGCCTTACAGTCACATCCCTGAGAGTCCACACGAAGTCAGGGAAGAAGCTCACAAACTCAGATGAGTCCTCAGTCCCATTGCTATGAGGTGAAGATGTTGTTCTGATCCGGTCGGTCAGCTCTGTCACATATCTGAGAAGCTAAGGAGGAGGGGTGGACAAACAGGGTCCAAATCCTCACATCAGTCTCCTCCATCCCCACACTTCGCATTGCCTTTCTCTGACCCAATTTTCAACCGATTAATAGGTGTATGACTTTGATgtcagattcccctctgtatgctatgaatatgttttattaccctgGGTTATTAAAGAAGCTCTTTCAGCCAATCACTtaatagagtaaagccaggagggaaatctgaacagagagatagagacaaagttggcaaagtcagagagatgccatgtagctgctaaaggagaaagatgccataccttactggtaggccacaacctcgtggtgatacacagattaatagaaatgggttaattcaagatgtaaggcctagttagaaatatgcctgagtcattggccaaacagtgttgtaattaatagagttactgtgtgattatttgggtctaagcagtcaggaaacaaacagtctccatttacatgaCATTGTCACTATCATGCTCTTCTGCACTTggataattgtgtgtgtgtgtgctcacgtgtgtgcatgtgtgtatatatatatatatatatataatttaactgTACAAACACATAAGCCACTGTCCTGTGAACAGAAGAGATTCAGTCATTTAATCTCCCCACCCCCTTATgtgtctgcagtgtgtgtgtgtgtgtgtgtgtgtgtgtgtgtgtgtgtgtatttctgctctgTGCTACATCAAGGATACTGCAGCTGGTCCATGGCCTGCTGGTTGATGGCTCCCATGCTGTTGTACACGAAGGTGCTGCTTAGAAGTACAGCCAGGGCAAAGATCCAGCAGTCGTTGTCACCGTCACCCTGCAAGTCAGAACACATGTGGGTGAGGATTATGTTTTGGTTCTGCCACTTTCCAGACCAAGTGTAACAAGAGTATGATCACCTTGAGTGTTTCTAAAAGAATTAGAGAAGCCTATATAATGCTTATTATCTATACAATGCATCCAAATGCAAGCACAAATGTCCAAAGAAAATGGCAAggtttttgcatttttgtttgttaatgATTCTCGTTAATGCTGTGTACCTGTTGTTAGTCCCATGGACACTGTGTATTAACTACATTGTTCTTCTATGATTCTTGTAAACATTTTACCTCTACTCTGATAGCTAAACTTAGACACATGTTAGATAAATGAAATGTCATTAAAAGCTAGCTAACGTAGGAAATGAGGGTATAAATTGTAAACTGAGCCCTCAATTCTTACTTTCTCAATATCTCCCAGGCCCTCAGTGTCAAGCAGAACTAGAGTGTGGTCTGCCTTCTGGGGATGAGGCACACACCACATCCAGATTCCTTTGGTGTGAGACTGCACTGTGGAGCCCAGAGAGAAGCctggaaagcagagaagagagaagaaagtaatATAGTTAGTAGAAGTATTTCAAGAACTTGATATAAATTAGTATATTAAAGGCCAGGACAGCTAACTGACACTAAAGTTTCAGCAGAAAAATAACTAGTTTCCAGTCATTCAGTGTGCAAGTGGCACACATCCATCTAGACTTGCACCAAGGTTGCAGAAAAAATTTGAATTCCTGAGTACACTGAAtaaagctgtgaaggtgaagtgTAAGTTGCTATGGATACCCCAGGATGCAGGAGATGCCCGGACTATGTGACATCCACTGAGAAAAGCTAGGAGGACTGAGTGTAGCCAGTCTGAGACGGAGGATATGGTTAGGAGGAGAACTAAACACCCTATTGGAACCTACCTGAAGCCTCTACCTGTTCTGTGACTGCTGGATATGAAGCTTGGTTTGGCGTTTGTCAGGACTTTATTCTTGTTTTGGTATGGTCTTTCCAACTATCCTGTTTATTTTTGGAATAGGAATTTTTATTCTGTACTGTCATATACTAGAAAtgtataaatgacattttaattttccatgagatcacagagaaaaattttccttgaatctcagaagagacattGGAATTTTATATGCCATCAGAACGTCATGACTATGAGGATTTTGGAAATGGAATCCAGTGAATTTTGCATTCTGAGATGGCCAAGAGCCAATAGGGACCAAAGGCAGAATGTTCTGGCTTGTGTGTGAACCATCACTCTCAGACTCATATGTTTTAGTACGTGGTCCCTAGTGGGTAGTGCTAATTTTTGGAGATGTAGACATTTGGAAGGTGAAGATTGACTGGTAGACTAGTAGAAGACACTTGGTTGTTAACAGTGACTCTAACTTGGGTCTTGTAATTCTTGCTGTGTAGGTGTGGTGTGAACAATCCATAAGCTTTCACTACAATGGATGAAACTACTGTGGAAAGTCTTCCCTGCCATAATGAACTGATATTCCTTAACTGTGAGTCAGAGTAGATCCTTCTTCTTAAAGTTGTTTCACTCaggtgtttcatcagagcaacaAGAAGAACACAACCTAAAACAATTGCATAAACTGAGACGGAGTTTTATACCATTCATATTAGCATTTATCATAGCAGCCAATGTTTCTATGTGCAGATGAATAGATAACAAAATTGTTATGCACATATAATTATTGAACTCTAAAAAAGGAGGAAAATTGCTACATGCCCTAGTAATGGTAAGTCTTGACACTatcatgttaaataaaataagttacaAAGACAATTCTAATGAGTCCATTTATGTGACTTTCCCACTGCTGTCAAATTTAGAAACAGAATGTCAGATAATGCGAGGAGATTGGTTCCGGATGGATTTCATTTCTCTAGGGAAAAATGAAATGGTATTAGAGCCAGATGggtgttgtctgagttttctgtcctacccagttcttACATTCATTAAGTCCCcacaaaaaatcacacagaggtctacggTAGTTATAAAATAATTGGCCCactaactcaggcttcttattaactcttataacttatattagtccattattcttgtctaaaCTAGCCACATGGTTctgtaccttttttggtgaggtggtcacatcttgcttcttctgtggctgggccagaaCTGTAgaatctgcttccttcttcccacaattctcctgttctcattgatcctcctctacttcctgtctggttgtccagcctctacttcctgcctggctacttcccaatcagcgtttatttaaaatataattgacagaatacagaccagtGTGCCACTCCAGATGGGGGTGATGgatacacaaaaatataaatatacctaCCGCCACAAAACTGTATGTTTAACAATAGTTGTAAATTTTATGTTAGTTATTTtataacaatacaaaaaaatctaaagtAGACAATATGAAttgcagctttttaaaatttagacacCAGTGGCAACTTCTCGTTATAGAAAGAAACGTAATAACATGTTAAAGTTATTAATACATAAattagtcattttttgctgttgGTTTCATCTAGGAAAAggtatgatttttaaaaggaaaattaggAACTACTTGTGATGCAATACCCATGcaatagtcccagcactctggagcctAAGGCAAGAGAATCATGAGTTGAAAGATAGCTTGAGTTGCATAGcaatgaccctgtctcaaagagaaataaCAACTAAATAAGCAACTCAACTGTGGCTGAAATATTAAATTCTTAACACTTGTATGTTAGACACTGAAGATGTAAGTAGACAGAAGTGACCCAGCACAGCTGTGTTGGAGGCACTCACCTGTGTTCTTCCCAGCCAGCTTGTTCATCAGGTAGGATTTTCCTGTACGGTAGAGACCCACAatggccaccaccaccactggctgtGTGATGGCCGACAGGATCTCCAGGGCTTTCTGATTAGGTCTCAGTTGGCCTTTCACATTCTCTATCAAGCACATGGGGTCTGGCATACAGGTCTCTGAGGCCATTTTCAGGTTGTCTCCTGTCTTCAAGTAGAATGGATCCAAATTAGTCTGTAGCAGCCCAAAGGCAAAGAACTAAAATTCTTCAATTCTGTATGTATCAGTGAGTTAGAGAGTGaaaatctgtatttatttagaaagttataaaacttttaagaattttatgtaAAATGTCAAAGAAATGATTTAACATTCTACAGCTCTCATACTCAAATATTCCATTGGCCTCCCTATTAGCTGAACATGGCAtagcaagttacaataagactaggcacaaccCTCGGGTCAGAGCTGGGTGAggaaacccagtaggaggaaaagggtctcaagagcaggcctgctcctttctgaagggaaaaagaagaggagtggatctgggagggaAGGAATATGGGGGAGAAGGGCTGGGAGAAGTGGATAtaggggaaactgtggccaggatatatattttaaaataaaaaagttgtaCCCTGAAACATAAGCTTTATTAGCTATATGCTAAATGTACTTAAACCAGAGAGAATCAAAGAACCTTcaaccagtaactgatggaagcagatgcaaagattcGCAGCCAAGCCCTGGGTTGAGCTTCTGGAGCCCAGTCACAGAGAGGTAGGAGGGATAACATGAGCAAGGgaggagggtcaagaccatgatggggaaacccacagagccAGCCCCCAAGCTAGTGGAAGCTCATGGACTCTAGACAGCTGGACGGAACTAGGCtccctgaatgtggatgacagttgtgtgtcttgttctgtttgttgggcccctggcagtgggactacgatttatccctggtgcatgaactggctttttggagcccattccctattgtggaataccttgctcagccatgaTGCAATGGGGAGGGGCTTGTTCCTACCTCAGCTTAATATGCCAGGGTTTGTTGGCTCcctatgccttaccctctctgaggagtggaggtggggagggtgagaatggaaggagggaagttAGGAAAAAccgtggttggtatgtaaaatgaaaggaaatttaaaataaaaaaaaaaagctccattAACTATATGCTAAATGAACTTGAACCAGAGAGGATGAGAAAGTAAATGTTGAAAATACTGCAATATTtgcaaaagaaattttaaacacTGGATATTGCTGAAAGCACCTGTGATATAGTTAGTAAGAGAGCAGGGAGCAAGTCAAGAGTGCCAGAGAGGCCAGGGTCATAGGAAATCCACTAACTCCTGATATACAACTTTAGATGTTTTTGTTTCAATTTCCTGCTTAttagagaagagagaaataaatgggaagaaaaggaaTAGAAAGAGTGGGGAAAATGGAAGATGGGAGCCAACAACAATGGTGACAATTGTTAAATAAGGAAGGGAGGCTGGTGGCCAGAAATTTAGAGAAGGGTTTTTGGAAATGCCAGAATAATTGACTGAGAGATGAGCAGGTGgcagataaagaaaacagagacaccATCTTTAGGGACTCTTAAAGGAAGCCCTTTGGTAAAACACAGGGTCTGATTCCCACAGGAGCAGGCGAGAGTGTGTCCTAGGAGTGAGGGGCTCTGCACCCCTGAAAGAGGAGATCTGCTGGGAAGTCAGGTCAGTTGTGTGATAGAAAGCATGGCAGAGCCCTGATTGACTTTCACTCAGGTTCCAGCTGTGACCGGAAGTTCCCAGAAAATAACTCCTTTTGTGTTAATGAACCCACAAGCCTGACTGACTTACATGGAATGATGTAAGTCTGGACCCAGATTTTTCTAGTTTATCTTTATCTGTCTCCATGGCTATTTCTTGTGAATATCTGTGCTTGGCTTAACCTCCTGTGATTATCAAGTCAAATTCTTTCTGGAATGTACAAAGAGACCCCTAATCCTCGCCTCCCCAAAGATTTGATAGCATCTGAGGCTCTCTCACTTTATTATAACCTGATGTTCCAGTACATTTTAAATAGGCAAGGGCCAAAGTTTTCTTTGCTCTACAGCTATAAAAATTGGAGGAGACTCACCAAGGTATAACGTGGTGTCTGGGATGACATGAATCTATGTTCCTTGGTCATCATAACTCACATTTGACTCCAGAAAAAAATGCTATTCTCTTTAAGTTGGAACTGTGGTTTTACACCAAcacagtgtttcctttctttgtcctTCACTATGGCAATGGCTCTTACTCTGTATCTCATTCTGTTTCCCCATATAAATCAGCTGCAGGCAGCCCTTTCTGTAGGAGTGGGACTAAGTAAGGTCCATCACTGACCACAGTCATATAACTGTGTCCCTGTCAG encodes:
- the LOC130889367 gene encoding guanylate-binding protein 1-like, encoding MASETCMPDPMCLIENVKGQLRPNQKALEILSAITQPVVVVAIVGLYRTGKSYLMNKLAGKNTGFSLGSTVQSHTKGIWMWCVPHPQKADHTLVLLDTEGLGDIEKGDGDNDCWIFALAVLLSSTFVYNSMGAINQQAMDQLQYVTELTDRIRTTSSPHSNGTEDSSEFVSFFPDFVWTLRDVTVRLEADGQSLTADEYLENSLKLKKGTSKEDKNYNLPRLCIRKFFPRKKCFVFYPPTEWKKLSELENLRDNELDSDFVQQAAEFCSFIFSSSKAKALPGGVKVNGARLEKLVLSYIDSISSGDLPCIENAVLALAKIENLAAMQKAIAHYDQQMSQGVQLPTETLQELLDLHRTCEREAIEIFLRTSFKDEDHAFQNELLAQLEKRWEDTCNRNVKLSSELCSELLRNIFSPLEEAVTKGAYSQPGGYLLFVEKREELKKKYLREPRKGIQAEEILQAYLQSSVVMAETILQRDQALTVKQKEIEAERVKADSAQASVDLLEEMERKHVQMMKERERRHEERVRQLTEKMDVERAQIVKEQERILALKLQEQEQLLQEEMKEESRRLQNEIQVMEKRNKEKG